Proteins from a single region of Roseburia sp. 831b:
- a CDS encoding helix-turn-helix domain-containing protein, producing the protein MSIIIRLDRVMADRKISVNDLAKELDMTNVNLSNLKTGKMKGIRFETMERICKALGCQPGDLFEYLPDEGE; encoded by the coding sequence ATGAGTATTATAATCAGACTTGATAGAGTTATGGCAGATCGAAAGATAAGTGTCAATGACCTTGCAAAAGAACTAGATATGACAAATGTAAATCTATCAAATTTAAAGACAGGGAAAATGAAGGGTATACGTTTTGAAACCATGGAGCGAATTTGTAAAGCATTGGGTTGTCAGCCAGGGGATTTGTTTGAATATTTGCCGGATGAAGGCGAGTAA
- a CDS encoding cysteine desulfurase family protein — MIYFDNAATTRISDKVYEIMQEGLRHRYANPSAGYQWAKEERKKVEKARADIADTLHAQGKEIYFTSGGSESDNWALRGIADAYKEKGRHLITSRIEHKAVLKSCEFLEKNGYEVTYIGVDHRGNIKLDELREAIRPDTILVSVMYANNEIGTLMKIKEIARIAHSQNALFHTDAVQAYGHYEIDCNKLGIDLLSASGHKFHGPKGVGFLYKRDGIRISPLIYGGAQEQRVRAGTEYTIGIEGMAVAAKEAYADFSQESLKIKQMRDLLWKELKENIQEISLVGEKENRAYHHLSVCIKGVNALNLADQLGERKICISTGSVCNGMQLKVSHVLKAIGMSEADAKATIRISLSRYNNRDEISTFVEELRSTVNIMRQIY; from the coding sequence ATGATTTATTTTGATAATGCAGCGACAACCAGAATATCTGATAAAGTATATGAAATCATGCAAGAAGGTCTTAGGCATAGATATGCAAATCCGTCTGCTGGATATCAGTGGGCAAAAGAAGAACGAAAAAAGGTAGAAAAAGCGAGAGCGGATATTGCAGACACCCTACATGCACAGGGAAAGGAAATTTATTTTACTTCAGGAGGAAGTGAGTCTGACAATTGGGCATTGCGCGGAATTGCGGATGCATATAAAGAAAAGGGCAGACACCTTATTACGAGTAGGATTGAGCATAAGGCGGTGCTAAAATCATGCGAATTTTTAGAAAAAAATGGCTATGAAGTGACTTATATTGGAGTTGATCACCGGGGAAACATAAAGCTGGATGAGTTGAGGGAGGCAATTCGGCCAGATACCATCTTAGTAAGTGTAATGTATGCAAACAACGAGATTGGGACCTTGATGAAAATAAAAGAAATTGCACGGATTGCACATAGCCAGAATGCTCTTTTTCATACGGATGCGGTTCAGGCATATGGTCATTATGAGATTGACTGTAATAAGCTAGGAATTGATTTGTTAAGCGCAAGTGGACATAAGTTTCATGGCCCTAAGGGAGTCGGTTTTTTATATAAAAGAGATGGAATTCGGATATCTCCATTGATATACGGAGGGGCGCAGGAGCAAAGGGTAAGAGCAGGAACGGAATATACCATAGGAATCGAGGGAATGGCGGTGGCGGCAAAAGAAGCATACGCTGATTTTTCACAGGAATCTTTGAAAATAAAACAAATGCGCGATTTGTTATGGAAGGAATTAAAGGAAAACATACAAGAAATCTCGTTGGTTGGAGAAAAAGAGAATCGTGCCTATCATCACTTAAGCGTTTGTATCAAAGGTGTGAATGCGTTAAATTTAGCAGATCAGCTGGGAGAACGAAAAATCTGCATCTCCACGGGTTCCGTCTGCAATGGAATGCAGTTAAAGGTGTCCCATGTGTTAAAGGCGATTGGAATGTCAGAGGCGGATGCGAAAGCAACCATACGAATTTCTCTATCCAGATACAACAACAGGGATGAGATTTCTACTTTTGTAGAAGAATTAAGAAGCACAGTTAATATAATGAGACAAATTTATTAG
- a CDS encoding helix-turn-helix transcriptional regulator: MTEQIYEYAGKRIRDIREREGFTREQLAEKIEISTKHLYEIEVKGRGFSAKILYLLARELYSS, from the coding sequence ATGACAGAACAGATTTATGAATACGCAGGAAAAAGAATTCGGGATATACGGGAAAGAGAAGGCTTCACAAGAGAACAATTAGCAGAAAAAATAGAGATTTCGACCAAACATTTATATGAGATTGAAGTGAAGGGAAGAGGATTTTCAGCCAAAATTTTATATTTGCTCGCAAGAGAACTTTATTCGAGTTAG
- a CDS encoding metalloprotease family protein → MSCLLVYLVGFLGSVSIHEYLHIVFMRRFGVKTVKISYGIWKASITTEENLTGANLIQTAVLGPAVTFLIGLCGMFFSRQCDSGIIEVISGIYMLHIVNVIPPLGDGKMILKGILTVKNGKGSKKRYEK, encoded by the coding sequence ATGAGCTGTTTACTTGTGTATCTGGTTGGCTTTCTTGGGTCCGTTAGCATACACGAGTATTTACACATTGTGTTTATGCGGCGTTTTGGAGTAAAGACTGTAAAAATCAGCTACGGAATCTGGAAAGCCTCCATTACTACAGAAGAAAATTTGACAGGAGCGAATTTAATACAGACAGCGGTGCTAGGACCGGCTGTGACATTTTTAATAGGTCTTTGCGGAATGTTTTTCAGCCGTCAATGTGACAGCGGTATCATAGAAGTTATTTCCGGCATCTATATGCTCCACATTGTAAATGTCATACCACCACTAGGAGACGGAAAAATGATTTTAAAGGGAATTCTTACTGTAAAAAATGGAAAGGGTTCAAAGAAACGATATGAAAAATAA
- a CDS encoding IS110 family transposase, with the protein MNVKARRTKKQVNVENQAIKLLSKEELSRKIEVVEKELRSYTWRELETNGKFAKNDKLSFITDDMLIVGCDIGSENHYIRAIDVRGRELSSGAFEFSNTSEGFANAKAWVLALAAKHDKKQIVLGLEPTGHYWFALAAWMISNGISVVQVNPYAVKQSKEIEDNSQVKDDRKDPKLIANLVKDGNYGMPYLPEKVYADMRRLSMFRDQLTEDRIRNINRLHRELKIYFPEYMDAFGKIDGAFTLEVLKVSAIPSDITALGAEGIKNIWHNVKLRGRGYSRANEIVSYAEKSVGLTDGTDAGREAVKWYAEQILKLDEQLAVIESTLHEKCREIPYAENILEIKGVGENILAGILAEMGDISRFDDVKEIQKLSGMGLVACSSGKHKGQTKISHRGRKRLRYWLFQAAKSAVSHADEFKQLHEYYTTRTNNPLKKMQSQVPMAA; encoded by the coding sequence ATGAATGTTAAAGCAAGAAGAACAAAAAAGCAAGTAAATGTAGAAAATCAGGCAATAAAGCTTCTGTCAAAAGAAGAATTGAGCAGGAAAATAGAGGTGGTAGAAAAAGAACTGAGATCCTATACCTGGCGTGAACTTGAAACAAACGGTAAATTTGCCAAGAACGATAAACTCTCTTTCATTACGGATGACATGCTTATAGTAGGATGCGATATAGGTAGTGAGAATCATTATATTAGGGCAATCGATGTCAGAGGAAGAGAGTTAAGCAGCGGAGCATTCGAGTTTAGCAATACTTCAGAAGGCTTTGCGAATGCCAAGGCATGGGTGCTGGCACTTGCGGCAAAACACGATAAGAAACAGATAGTACTGGGTCTTGAACCGACAGGTCACTACTGGTTTGCGTTGGCTGCATGGATGATTTCAAACGGAATCAGCGTTGTCCAGGTAAATCCATATGCCGTAAAGCAGAGTAAAGAAATAGAAGACAATAGCCAGGTCAAGGATGACAGAAAAGATCCGAAACTGATTGCAAATCTTGTGAAAGATGGAAACTACGGAATGCCTTATCTTCCAGAAAAAGTTTACGCAGACATGAGAAGACTCTCCATGTTCAGGGATCAGCTTACCGAAGACAGGATAAGAAATATCAATCGTCTTCACCGAGAATTGAAAATCTATTTTCCAGAATACATGGACGCATTTGGAAAAATAGATGGAGCGTTTACTTTGGAAGTACTGAAAGTATCAGCTATCCCATCGGATATCACAGCACTGGGAGCAGAAGGCATAAAAAATATCTGGCACAATGTAAAACTAAGAGGACGCGGTTACAGCAGAGCCAATGAAATCGTGAGCTATGCAGAGAAAAGTGTGGGATTAACGGATGGAACGGATGCAGGGCGTGAAGCAGTGAAATGGTATGCAGAACAGATCCTGAAGCTGGATGAGCAGCTTGCTGTGATTGAAAGTACTTTACATGAAAAATGCAGGGAAATACCTTACGCAGAAAACATACTTGAAATCAAAGGTGTAGGTGAAAACATACTGGCTGGAATACTGGCAGAAATGGGAGATATCAGCAGATTTGATGATGTGAAGGAAATCCAGAAACTAAGCGGTATGGGGCTGGTGGCATGCAGTTCAGGCAAGCATAAAGGACAGACAAAAATCAGCCACAGAGGACGCAAGAGACTTAGGTACTGGCTGTTCCAGGCAGCAAAGTCAGCGGTGTCGCATGCAGATGAATTTAAGCAGCTACATGAGTACTATACAACACGAACCAACAATCCGCTGAAAAAGATGCAGTCACAGGTACCAATGGCAGCATAG